The Vibrio chagasii genome includes a region encoding these proteins:
- the dusA gene encoding tRNA dihydrouridine(20/20a) synthase DusA yields MTKPGNMSKFQSNRLSVAPMLDWTDRHCRYFHRLLSQQTLLYTEMVTTGAILHGKGDFLEYSEQEHPLALQLGGSNPVDLAACAKLAAERGYDEVNLNVGCPSDRVQNGRFGACLMAEPELVADCVSAMKEVTDIPITVKTRIGIDDQDSYEFLTKFISTVSEKGGCEQFTIHARKAWLSGLSPKENREIPPLDYDRAYQIKKDFSDLVIAVNGGITTLEQTKEHLQYLDGVMIGREAYHSPFILAEVDQQIFGLDTPIKKRSQVVEEMYPYIERELSNGASLGHISRHMLGLFQSMPGARQWRRYISENAHKKGAGIEVMQTALAKIPKELNV; encoded by the coding sequence ATGACCAAGCCAGGTAACATGAGTAAATTCCAATCAAACCGCTTATCCGTTGCACCCATGCTCGATTGGACTGACCGCCACTGTCGTTACTTTCACCGTTTGCTCTCTCAGCAGACTCTTCTGTACACGGAAATGGTAACAACAGGCGCGATCTTACACGGTAAGGGCGATTTCCTAGAATACAGTGAGCAAGAGCATCCACTGGCTCTTCAACTTGGTGGTTCAAATCCAGTTGATCTTGCGGCTTGTGCCAAACTTGCGGCTGAGCGTGGTTATGATGAAGTAAATCTTAACGTAGGTTGCCCTTCAGACCGAGTTCAAAACGGTCGCTTTGGTGCGTGCTTAATGGCGGAGCCAGAGCTAGTAGCAGACTGTGTATCAGCAATGAAAGAAGTGACTGATATTCCAATCACAGTGAAAACTCGCATTGGTATCGATGACCAAGACTCATATGAGTTTCTGACGAAGTTCATTTCAACGGTTTCTGAAAAGGGTGGTTGTGAGCAATTCACTATTCATGCACGTAAAGCGTGGTTGAGTGGTCTTAGCCCGAAAGAGAACCGTGAGATCCCACCTCTGGATTATGATCGTGCTTACCAGATCAAGAAAGACTTCTCTGATCTAGTGATCGCAGTAAATGGTGGTATCACCACATTAGAACAAACAAAAGAACATCTTCAGTACCTTGATGGCGTGATGATCGGTCGTGAGGCTTACCATAGCCCATTTATTCTGGCGGAAGTGGACCAACAGATCTTCGGATTAGATACGCCAATTAAGAAACGCTCACAAGTCGTGGAAGAGATGTACCCGTACATTGAACGTGAACTTTCAAACGGTGCAAGCTTAGGACACATTTCTCGTCATATGCTTGGCTTGTTCCAAAGCATGCCGGGTGCAAGACAATGGCGTCGCTACATCAGCGAAAATGCACATAAGAAAGGTGCGGGTATCGAAGTCATGCAGACGGCATTGGCTAAGATTCCTAAAGAGCTGAACGTATAG
- the pspG gene encoding envelope stress response protein PspG codes for MFELIFVLIFVATLLVTGITFMTVLAATGVALAVMLLLGMMSVVFKLLPWLIVIAIGVWFFKNFVHSSNQRRY; via the coding sequence ATGTTTGAATTAATCTTTGTTCTTATTTTCGTTGCTACGCTACTTGTGACAGGCATTACCTTTATGACGGTATTAGCGGCAACTGGAGTCGCATTAGCTGTAATGTTGCTGCTTGGTATGATGAGTGTGGTGTTTAAATTACTGCCTTGGTTGATTGTGATTGCAATCGGTGTGTGGTTTTTCAAAAACTTTGTACATAGCTCGAATCAGAGACGCTACTAA
- a CDS encoding TIGR04219 family outer membrane beta-barrel protein encodes MNKMPLIALVGMLSLSSAVSAEEEFSYTAKVGADMWWGSTKLNEVRQDEDSNSPSVYFAFEHNAPMLPNASFRYTSIDTDALAFDKYDYTFYYTLLEHKLMNFDAGLTFTQYSNSNYIKPKATGAKTSTFDEFTWSFYGNAEINVPDTNFDIIGTMEFGDSSGIKSTDLMAGVQYRIPVSESEIALRGGYRVIDLDSDEFFDSELGKNFVMVDGWFAGAEVRF; translated from the coding sequence ATGAATAAAATGCCATTAATTGCTTTAGTGGGAATGCTATCTTTAAGTTCAGCGGTATCTGCTGAGGAAGAGTTTTCTTACACGGCTAAAGTCGGTGCCGATATGTGGTGGGGAAGTACCAAGCTAAATGAAGTGAGACAAGACGAAGACTCTAACTCTCCTTCTGTGTATTTCGCATTTGAGCATAATGCCCCAATGCTGCCAAATGCTAGCTTCCGTTATACGTCTATTGATACGGATGCATTGGCTTTTGATAAGTACGACTACACATTCTACTACACCTTGCTAGAGCACAAGTTGATGAACTTCGATGCGGGTCTGACGTTTACTCAGTACTCAAACTCGAATTACATTAAACCAAAAGCGACAGGTGCGAAAACATCAACCTTTGATGAGTTTACTTGGAGCTTCTACGGTAACGCAGAAATCAACGTTCCTGACACCAACTTCGATATCATTGGTACCATGGAATTCGGTGATAGCAGCGGTATTAAGAGCACAGATTTGATGGCGGGTGTTCAGTACCGAATACCAGTATCTGAGTCTGAAATCGCTCTGCGCGGTGGTTACCGTGTTATCGACTTAGATTCAGATGAGTTCTTTGATTCTGAGCTAGGTAAAAACTTTGTCATGGTAGATGGCTGGTTTGCTGGCGCAGAAGTACGATTCTAA
- a CDS encoding magnesium transporter — protein sequence MTVINTVNEYNHHQTVSFESGATQVDFTLFNHWIEIREIQKLNQHFNAEYIQQALCFTPQLSAESLQRLCSLEGFDYQQDVELFLQARHPVIHAVNSAAMTVLYHDMSVEQAKKALNSLYVEFACLTIVDDMGRFVGLIKLDMLFKSQPDLKLSEIVHHAISCHFSASQEHAVALLKQSRFDVVPILNSQGLPVGLLSAKSAIDIVTEEQTEDMERLMGIQQDGHVGDYMNLSVMDHVSKRIVWVIGLAILGLLSGMVIHSYEDAIEAFTVLALYMPMIADSGGNAGTQSATVMVRSLALGSIKLRDWLSVLWKETRIAIVIGGALAFITLGKVSLLSYGVELPANLTLTMLGCAIGLALFFQIVSSTVIGAMLPMMTKRLNLDPAVVASPAITTIVDIGGLLIYFFCTTRLLGLS from the coding sequence ATGACCGTTATTAACACAGTAAACGAATACAACCATCATCAAACCGTTAGCTTCGAGTCTGGTGCGACTCAGGTAGATTTCACTCTTTTTAATCATTGGATTGAAATACGTGAGATACAAAAGCTTAACCAACATTTTAACGCTGAATACATTCAGCAAGCGCTTTGTTTTACTCCTCAGTTATCGGCAGAGTCGCTTCAACGTCTTTGTTCACTTGAGGGGTTCGACTATCAGCAAGATGTAGAGCTGTTTCTTCAAGCAAGGCATCCAGTTATCCATGCTGTTAATTCCGCAGCAATGACAGTGCTCTATCATGATATGTCCGTAGAGCAGGCGAAAAAAGCATTGAACAGTCTGTATGTTGAGTTTGCCTGTCTTACTATCGTCGATGATATGGGACGGTTTGTTGGCCTAATCAAACTGGATATGTTGTTTAAGTCTCAACCTGATTTAAAACTGTCTGAGATTGTACATCATGCCATCAGCTGTCATTTTAGCGCATCACAAGAACATGCGGTGGCGCTACTCAAACAAAGTCGTTTTGACGTTGTTCCAATCTTAAATAGTCAGGGACTTCCTGTCGGTTTGCTATCGGCTAAATCGGCGATAGATATCGTTACCGAAGAGCAAACTGAAGACATGGAACGATTGATGGGCATTCAGCAAGATGGTCATGTCGGCGACTATATGAACTTGTCTGTTATGGATCATGTGAGTAAGCGTATTGTCTGGGTAATAGGCCTAGCCATATTGGGTTTGCTATCCGGTATGGTGATCCATAGTTATGAAGATGCAATTGAAGCGTTTACGGTTTTGGCCTTGTACATGCCAATGATAGCGGACTCTGGCGGTAATGCTGGTACGCAGTCTGCGACTGTGATGGTGCGCTCTCTGGCGTTAGGAAGCATCAAGCTGCGTGACTGGCTGTCCGTGTTGTGGAAGGAAACACGCATTGCCATTGTTATTGGTGGTGCACTGGCTTTTATTACCTTAGGTAAAGTGAGCTTACTGTCTTATGGCGTTGAGTTGCCGGCGAATCTGACATTAACCATGTTGGGCTGTGCAATTGGCCTAGCACTCTTCTTCCAAATAGTCTCTTCTACCGTTATTGGCGCTATGCTACCTATGATGACTAAACGACTCAACCTAGACCCTGCCGTTGTCGCTAGTCCAGCGATAACCACCATCGTTGATATTGGTGGGCTGCTAATCTATTTCTTCTGTACTACTCGATTACTCGGTTTGTCTTAA
- the cysI gene encoding assimilatory sulfite reductase (NADPH) hemoprotein subunit has protein sequence MSKQVIEQEVLGQVLGPLADNERLKRESNNLRGTIEQDLQDRITGGFTADNFQLIRFHGMYQQDDRDIRNERAKQKLEPLHNVMLRARMPGGIITPKQWLAIDKFADESTSYGSIRLTTRQTFQFHGVLKPNIKLMHQTLNSIGIDSIATAGDVNRNVLCTTNPVESELHQEAYKWAKKISEHLLPKTRAYAEIWLDGEKLETTDDEPILGNNYLPRKFKTTVVIPPQNDVDVHANDLNFVAIAEDGKLVGFNVLVGGGLAMTHGDTSTYARKADDFGFVPLENTLDVAAAVVTTQRDWGNRSNRKNAKTKYTLDRVGIDVFKAEVEKRAGVKFSESRPYEFTERGDRIGWVEGIDGKHHLALFIENGRLLDFPGKALKTGVAEIAKIHKGDFRMTANQNLIVAGVPKNQKAKIEKLARQYGLMDDAVSEQRKNSMACVAFPTCPLAMAEAERFLPEFVTDVEGILEKHGLPEDDNIILRVTGCPNGCGRAMLAELGLVGKAPGRYNMHLGGNKAGTRIPKMYKENITSAQILEEIDTLVGRWAAEREENEGFGDFTIRAGIIQEVIISKRDLHA, from the coding sequence ATGAGCAAGCAAGTAATAGAGCAAGAAGTGCTAGGCCAAGTACTTGGTCCGTTGGCTGACAATGAGCGTCTAAAGCGTGAGAGCAATAACCTGCGCGGTACGATTGAGCAAGACTTACAAGATCGTATCACTGGTGGTTTTACAGCAGATAACTTTCAACTGATTCGTTTCCACGGCATGTACCAACAAGACGACCGTGATATTCGTAACGAACGTGCTAAGCAAAAGCTAGAGCCTCTACATAACGTCATGCTTCGTGCGCGTATGCCAGGTGGTATCATTACTCCTAAGCAGTGGTTAGCAATAGATAAGTTTGCCGATGAAAGTACCTCTTATGGTTCAATCCGTTTAACGACTCGTCAAACGTTTCAGTTTCACGGCGTGTTAAAGCCAAATATCAAGCTGATGCACCAAACGCTAAATAGCATTGGTATTGATTCAATTGCTACTGCGGGTGACGTAAACCGAAACGTTTTGTGTACGACAAACCCAGTAGAATCTGAACTTCACCAAGAAGCCTATAAGTGGGCGAAGAAGATCAGTGAACACCTACTTCCTAAAACTCGTGCTTATGCTGAGATTTGGCTTGATGGCGAGAAATTAGAAACAACCGATGATGAGCCAATCTTAGGTAATAACTATCTACCGCGTAAATTCAAGACAACGGTCGTGATCCCACCACAAAATGATGTCGACGTTCACGCTAATGATCTTAACTTTGTCGCTATTGCTGAAGATGGAAAGCTCGTGGGCTTTAACGTGTTAGTTGGTGGCGGCTTAGCAATGACGCACGGCGATACTTCTACTTATGCTCGTAAAGCTGACGACTTTGGTTTCGTACCACTAGAAAATACGTTAGATGTTGCGGCAGCGGTTGTTACCACACAGCGTGATTGGGGTAACCGTTCAAACCGTAAGAATGCAAAAACTAAGTACACACTAGACCGTGTAGGTATTGATGTGTTCAAAGCGGAAGTTGAAAAGCGTGCGGGTGTTAAGTTCTCGGAAAGTCGCCCTTATGAATTCACGGAGCGTGGTGACCGTATCGGTTGGGTTGAAGGCATTGATGGTAAGCACCATTTGGCGCTGTTTATTGAAAATGGTCGCTTGCTTGATTTTCCTGGTAAAGCATTGAAAACCGGTGTCGCAGAAATTGCTAAGATCCACAAAGGCGATTTCCGTATGACTGCAAACCAAAACTTAATTGTTGCAGGTGTACCTAAGAACCAAAAAGCAAAAATTGAGAAGCTTGCTCGTCAATATGGTTTGATGGATGACGCGGTAAGTGAACAACGCAAAAATTCGATGGCGTGTGTGGCATTTCCAACATGTCCTCTAGCAATGGCAGAAGCCGAACGCTTTCTTCCAGAGTTTGTTACCGATGTTGAAGGCATTCTCGAGAAACACGGTTTACCAGAAGACGATAACATTATCCTTCGTGTAACCGGTTGTCCAAATGGCTGTGGCCGTGCAATGTTGGCTGAGCTTGGTTTAGTAGGCAAAGCTCCAGGTCGTTACAATATGCACTTAGGTGGCAACAAAGCCGGTACTCGTATTCCTAAGATGTATAAAGAGAACATCACATCAGCTCAGATCTTAGAAGAGATTGACACGCTGGTGGGCCGTTGGGCAGCAGAGCGAGAAGAGAACGAAGGGTTCGGTGACTTCACAATCCGAGCTGGCATCATCCAAGAGGTGATCATTTCAAAGAGGGACCTGCATGCATAA
- a CDS encoding assimilatory sulfite reductase (NADPH) flavoprotein subunit, protein MSLNKKESSQNNNAQSGANELPGLAAPLNDQQLGHLQQTVSELSSQQLAWVSGYLWGVSQAQPVGAAAPITQAAAAVAAKPAGKLSIIFASQTGNAKGVAESLEAEAKALGIAVELFDASDYKGKNLAKETHVIFVASTNGEGEAPDNAIELHEFLQSKKAPKLSNLQYGVIGLGDSSYEFFCQTAKDFDNFLAKLGAKSFVDRLDCDVDYEAAATEWRAKALSQVQETLSTGAEAEVVQLPVGQAASGHSQYTKQNPYTATLLTSQKITGRDSGKDVRHIEIDLDESGITYQPGDALGVWYENSSELANQILAQVGLSGIESVDVDGENLSIHSALVSKFEITASNPQLVTKFAELSGSKKLLKLVEDKDKLREYAGNTQIVDVLAEKKTKLSADELLGLLRKLTPRLYSIASSQAEVDEEVHLTVGLVEYQKGEESRLGGASSFLAQRLEEGGEVKVFVENNNNFKLPQDDNTPIIMVGPGTGIAPFRSFVQERENNDAQGKSWLFFGDRTFTQDFLYQVEWQKYLKSGALTKLDVAFSRDQKEKVYVQDRLIEQAEQVWQWLQEGAYFYVCGDATRMAKDVHEALVTIAEKQGNQSREQAEQFINDLRKAKRYQRDVY, encoded by the coding sequence ATGTCTTTAAATAAGAAAGAGTCTTCACAAAATAATAATGCACAGTCTGGGGCGAACGAGCTACCTGGATTAGCTGCACCGCTTAATGACCAACAACTGGGTCATCTTCAACAAACTGTTTCCGAATTATCTTCTCAGCAATTGGCATGGGTCAGTGGTTACCTATGGGGTGTGAGCCAAGCTCAACCTGTGGGCGCAGCCGCACCGATTACTCAAGCAGCTGCGGCGGTTGCTGCAAAACCTGCTGGTAAGCTCAGCATTATCTTTGCTTCTCAAACCGGTAATGCTAAAGGCGTCGCTGAATCACTAGAGGCAGAAGCAAAAGCCTTAGGTATCGCCGTCGAGCTTTTCGATGCCAGTGATTACAAAGGCAAGAACCTAGCGAAAGAGACGCACGTCATTTTCGTGGCTTCGACTAATGGCGAGGGTGAAGCGCCAGATAACGCGATTGAGCTGCACGAGTTCCTACAATCAAAGAAAGCGCCAAAGCTATCAAACTTACAATACGGTGTGATTGGTCTGGGCGACTCAAGCTACGAGTTTTTCTGCCAAACCGCGAAAGACTTCGATAACTTCCTAGCCAAGCTTGGTGCCAAATCATTTGTTGACCGTCTTGACTGCGACGTGGATTACGAAGCGGCAGCAACAGAGTGGCGTGCTAAAGCTCTATCACAAGTACAAGAAACACTGTCGACGGGCGCAGAGGCTGAAGTAGTTCAATTACCAGTAGGTCAAGCCGCTTCAGGTCATTCGCAGTACACCAAGCAAAACCCGTATACAGCAACATTGCTAACAAGCCAAAAGATCACAGGTCGTGATTCGGGTAAAGATGTTCGTCATATCGAGATTGATCTGGATGAGTCCGGTATTACTTATCAACCGGGTGACGCACTGGGTGTGTGGTATGAAAACAGTTCAGAATTAGCGAATCAGATTCTTGCTCAAGTTGGGCTCTCTGGTATCGAGAGCGTAGATGTGGATGGTGAAAACCTCTCTATTCATAGTGCTCTAGTGAGTAAGTTCGAGATAACGGCTTCAAACCCTCAACTTGTGACTAAGTTTGCTGAGCTATCTGGTAGCAAGAAACTGTTAAAGCTGGTGGAAGATAAAGACAAGCTTCGTGAATACGCGGGCAACACGCAAATTGTTGATGTATTAGCTGAGAAGAAAACCAAACTATCGGCTGATGAACTTCTAGGCCTGTTGCGTAAGCTTACACCTCGCCTGTACTCAATCGCATCGAGCCAAGCTGAAGTGGATGAAGAAGTTCACCTAACCGTTGGTTTGGTTGAATACCAAAAAGGTGAAGAGTCTCGCTTAGGTGGAGCATCAAGTTTCCTAGCTCAGCGTTTAGAGGAAGGTGGTGAAGTGAAGGTGTTCGTTGAGAACAACAATAACTTCAAGCTACCACAAGACGACAATACTCCAATCATTATGGTCGGCCCTGGTACTGGTATTGCACCATTCCGCAGCTTTGTTCAAGAGCGAGAAAACAATGACGCTCAAGGTAAGAGCTGGTTGTTCTTTGGCGACCGTACCTTTACTCAAGACTTCCTATACCAAGTTGAATGGCAGAAGTACCTCAAATCTGGTGCGCTAACTAAGCTAGATGTTGCTTTTAGCCGAGACCAAAAAGAGAAAGTGTATGTACAAGACCGCTTAATCGAGCAAGCAGAACAAGTATGGCAATGGCTACAAGAAGGTGCGTACTTCTATGTGTGTGGCGATGCGACTCGAATGGCGAAAGACGTACATGAAGCACTAGTTACGATTGCTGAAAAGCAGGGCAATCAAAGTCGCGAACAGGCTGAGCAATTTATTAATGATTTACGTAAAGCAAAACGTTACCAAAGGGATGTGTACTAA
- a CDS encoding chemotaxis protein CheX yields the protein MRAEFVNPFLASLMNVLKTMASLELKPQKPRVKKDEIARGDVSGLIGMVGPQSRGSMSITFDEGLALEIMENMLGERPNGLNEEVTDMVGEITNMVTGGAKRILAESGFDFDMATPIVVSGKGHTIRHKCEGAIIIMPFSSQWGNAFIEICFE from the coding sequence ATGCGCGCTGAATTTGTAAACCCGTTTTTAGCTTCTTTGATGAACGTTCTAAAAACGATGGCTTCTCTAGAATTGAAGCCACAAAAACCAAGAGTTAAGAAAGATGAAATCGCTCGTGGTGATGTCTCTGGTTTAATCGGTATGGTTGGTCCACAATCACGTGGCTCAATGTCGATTACCTTTGATGAAGGTCTGGCTCTGGAAATCATGGAAAACATGCTTGGTGAGCGACCAAACGGTTTGAACGAAGAAGTAACCGACATGGTTGGTGAGATCACCAACATGGTAACAGGCGGTGCAAAACGTATTCTTGCGGAAAGCGGCTTCGACTTCGACATGGCAACGCCGATTGTGGTTTCTGGTAAAGGCCATACTATTCGTCACAAATGCGAAGGCGCAATCATCATCATGCCTTTCTCATCTCAGTGGGGTAATGCCTTCATCGAGATCTGTTTCGAATAA
- the zur gene encoding zinc uptake transcriptional repressor Zur, which yields MVKNLDHTLIEQVEGICASRGVRLTPQRKRVFELIFSNKKASSAYELLEQLKVSEPQAKPPTVYRALDFLLEQGFIHRVESTNSFICCCSCNANKHFSQLLICDKCGTVIELQDDSLVTLLASNAEKHGFQLTNHVIESHGICQSCSSDMKE from the coding sequence ATGGTGAAGAATTTGGACCACACATTAATAGAGCAAGTTGAAGGGATATGCGCATCGCGTGGTGTTAGATTAACGCCTCAAAGAAAGCGAGTGTTTGAGCTCATCTTCTCTAATAAGAAAGCCTCTAGTGCTTATGAATTATTAGAGCAATTGAAAGTCAGTGAGCCGCAAGCAAAGCCACCTACAGTGTATCGCGCTTTGGATTTCTTGTTGGAGCAAGGTTTCATTCACAGAGTTGAGTCAACCAACAGCTTTATATGCTGCTGTTCTTGTAATGCCAATAAACATTTCTCCCAACTACTGATCTGCGATAAATGTGGCACAGTGATAGAACTACAAGACGATTCCCTTGTGACTCTGCTCGCGAGTAACGCTGAGAAGCATGGCTTTCAATTGACCAACCACGTCATTGAATCGCATGGCATTTGCCAGTCTTGCTCCTCCGATATGAAAGAATAA
- a CDS encoding phosphoadenylyl-sulfate reductase: MHNSVASKLKLAELLALTKTEQVLRLGQINAELEQLTALERVKWALENLEGTHVVSSSFGIQAALMLHLVTQAKPDIPVILTDTGYLFPETYRFIDELSQKLTLNLQVFRAQQSPNWQEAQYGKLWEQGLEGIEKYNKLNKVEPMRRALDELEAGTWFSGLRREQSQSRANLAILSIQNGVFKFLPIIDWTNKDVHYYLEEYGLSYHPLREQGYLSVGDTHTTKKWEPGMTEEETRFNGLKRECGLHEDDGEQYGSGI, translated from the coding sequence ATGCATAATTCTGTCGCTTCAAAATTGAAGTTAGCAGAGCTGCTCGCATTGACCAAGACGGAGCAGGTACTTCGTCTTGGACAGATAAATGCAGAGTTAGAACAGCTAACTGCTCTAGAAAGAGTCAAATGGGCACTAGAAAACTTAGAAGGGACACATGTGGTGTCTTCAAGTTTTGGAATCCAAGCAGCACTCATGCTGCACTTAGTCACTCAGGCAAAGCCGGATATTCCAGTTATCCTTACCGATACCGGGTATCTATTTCCAGAGACCTATCGCTTTATAGATGAGTTAAGCCAGAAGCTCACTTTAAACCTACAAGTATTTCGTGCTCAGCAAAGTCCTAATTGGCAAGAAGCACAATATGGAAAACTTTGGGAGCAAGGGCTAGAAGGTATCGAGAAATATAACAAGCTCAATAAAGTCGAACCGATGAGAAGGGCGTTAGATGAACTTGAGGCAGGTACTTGGTTCTCCGGCTTGAGAAGAGAGCAATCCCAATCACGTGCAAATTTGGCAATCTTGTCTATCCAAAATGGTGTGTTTAAGTTCTTACCTATAATTGATTGGACCAATAAAGATGTTCACTACTACCTAGAAGAGTACGGTCTGAGTTACCATCCGCTTCGAGAGCAGGGTTACCTTTCAGTTGGAGATACACACACAACTAAGAAGTGGGAGCCTGGTATGACAGAAGAAGAAACCCGCTTTAACGGGTTAAAACGAGAATGTGGGCTTCATGAGGACGATGGCGAACAATATGGCTCAGGTATTTAG